The following coding sequences are from one Manis pentadactyla isolate mManPen7 chromosome 13, mManPen7.hap1, whole genome shotgun sequence window:
- the CRTAM gene encoding cytotoxic and regulatory T-cell molecule, producing MWWRVYSLLAWFPLREAFLTNHTETVAVEEGQTLTLKCVVSQGKSASLQWLAPSGFTIFLNEQPALKNSKYQLLHYAPTQLSISVPNVTQQDEGVYKCLHYSDSVRTKEVNVVVLATPLAPTLEYSVIRRQNGEEHIVLKCSTTRSKPPPQITWLLGSGIELYGKTHHEFEADGKKCTSTSTLRVHTYGPHATADCIVRHEGLRGSRLVAPFRFEDLVTDQETTSNALERSSLSSQDPRQRTSPVAVLEGSSTSEIGKDGEEQTTQDPDVTSAHPRHMGLTRKKSGILLLTLVCFLIFVLLIIVQLFIMKLRKAHVVWKRENEISEHTLESYKSRSNNEETSSQEKNGQTSHSKSYVNYITQWYSEAKTKRKENAQNAKLEGQHTWIPESIV from the exons ATGTGGTGGAGAGTTTACAGCTTGCTGGCTTGGTTCCCCTTACGAG AGGCCTTTCTGACTAACCACACGGAAACCGTCGCCGTGGAGGAAGGCCAGACGCTCACTCTGAAGTGTGTCGTTTCTCAAGGGAAGTCCGCCTCCCTGCAGTGGTTGGCCCCGTCCGGGTTCACCATTTTTTTAAACGAGCAGCCTG CTTTAAAGAATTCCAAATACCAGCTCCTCCACTACGCCCCCACtcagctgtccatcagcgtgccTAACGTGACCCAGCAAGATGAGGGCGTGTACAAGTGCTTACATTACAGTGACTCGGTGAGGACAAAGGAAGTGAACGTCGTTGTGCTGG CAACTCCTCTCGCGCCAACCCTGGAATATTCAGTTATCAGAAGACAGAATGGAGAAGAGCATATCGTACTCAAATGCTCCACGACGAGAAGTAAGCCCCCTCCACAGATAACCTGGCTTTTAGGGAGCGGCATTGAGCTCTATG GTAAAACACACCATGAGTTTGAAGCTGATGGGAAAAAATGCACTAGCACCAGCACGCTCAGAGTCCACACCTACGGCCCACACGCCACAGCGGACTGCATCGTCCGACACGAGGGCTTGCGGGGAAGCAGGCTGGTAGCCCCTTTCCGGTTTGAAGATTTGG TTACTGATCAAGAGACAACTTCCAATGCCCTGGAGAGAAGCTCTCTATCCTCTCAAGACCCTCGGCAGCGCACTAGTCCTG TCGCAGTACTGGAAGGTTCTAGTACATCAGAGATTGGCAAGGATGGGGAAGAACAAACCACTCAGGACCCTGATGTGACCAGTG CACATCCGCGGCACATGGGATTGACGAGGAAGAAAAGTGGCATCTTGCTGCTCACTCTGGTGTGCTTCCTCATCTTCGTGCTGCTCATCATAGTCCAGCTCTTCATTATGAAGCTTCGGAAAGCCCACGTGGTGTGGAAAAGAG aaaatgaaatttcagaaCACACTCTAGAAAGTTACAAATCAAGGTCAAATAATGAAGAAACATCATCCCAAGAGAAAAATGGCCAAA cttctcactctaaGAGCTACGTGAACTACATCACACAGTGGTACTCAGAAGCAAAaacaaagaggaaggaaaatgcaCAAAATGCAAAATTAGAAGGACAGCACACTTGGATACCAGAGAGCATCGTGTAG